GGCTGTTCTTGTGTTCTTGCTTGAGGCTGCTTCATCTCACCCCATCCCAGCTGCCAAGGTGGGACAGTCTTGAGGACCAGCAGATTCACTGATGAAGGAGGCTCATTGGCTTTAGAGATGCAGACAGTGCCCACACCAAGCAATGTTGCTGGTAGAAGTAGTCAAATTGGGGGTGTGCAAGTGAGAAGAGCCAATGCTTTTACTAGCCCGATGTTATGGTTGAGGTTGAGGCATGCATACTCCTAGTTGAGGCTGTGTGTATTTGCAGCAGAGGGCAGGGGGGCCCACTCCACCCTTCCACGCTTGGCTAACCCTGGGGCCACATGCACAAAGAAGCTTCAAAAGGGCTCAGTGGAAAGTAAAGCTGAGGCCAACTTGCAAACAGCTTCAACTTTGTACTCTCCTACCCACACACAGATCTGTTGGCAGAGGACAGAATTCTCACTGATGCCAGGTAACTGAGTACAGCCTCCATTCAATTAGTGGCTGACCATTAAGTGACACTGACACAGAGGTCTTCCTAGGAACccaagcttaaaaataaaaacatcaattggttaaaaaaataaaacacaaaaaaacaggGTAGAGACCATTGCCACACACCATGAAGGAGGTAGATTTCACAGATACTGCCTACCAGGCCaattaataaacaaacaaaccatgaCGACAACAACTTTTAGGGGGCATCAGTCCAaactcagtggggaaaaaaaaatgtaatagacCAAGCGTTCGAAGTgcttattataaatatgttcaaagaactaacaaagaaaagtgtgaaaacaaaacaaaggctcAACGCATGACAACAATCAATCAAGAATAGATCACCTTGAGAAGGGGGAGAAATCATGGGCTTTTCAAAGGAAAGAAGTTCTGAGACCTGCTACAACATGGACAAATCTTCAAAACAGTATGCTAAGTGGAATATGTCAGTCACAAAAGGGcaaattcagagaaacagaaaaaatggaGATTACCAGGGATTGAAGGGAGAGAGGAATGGGGAGTTTTTTGTTTAGTTAGGGTACAGAGTGTCTGTTAGCatgatgaaaaatttctgaaggacttccctggcaggtccatggttaggaatccgcctgccaacatgGGAGAcaaaagtttgatccctggtctgggaagattccacttgtcgtggagcaacgaagcccggaAGCCACAACTACCAAAGCTTGAGCGCCCTAGAGttcatgctctgaaacaagagaagccaccgcaatgagaagttcaagcaccgcaactagagaaagcccacacgtacagcaatgaagactcagcacagacaaaaataaataaatacataattttttaaaaatttaaaaaaaaataggccaTAAATTGGGTCAGATCTCTCACCAAAAATCCTGGCTAGACTTCAGGATCGCACAAGCCTGGGTCCTAATTTTCACTCtatcattttcagattcttcaaTATGGGGCAGGTTAGTtttcctcacctctctgagcctcatttttctcatcagcAAGATGGGGAAAATAGGTAGCTAACTAGTAGGTTGTTGGGAAGATGAAACATAATACTCCTATTTAGATACTTAAGAAATGtcagaaattccctggtggttctgcgGTTGGGACCCTGCGCTagcactgctgagggcctgggttcgatccctgatctgggaactaagatccccaagcCGCATGacatgaccaaaaaagaaaaggaaaagaaaaacagatgtcaAATGACTTCCTTTTCTCTTATCAAATAGAGATGGGTTTAGAGTAGGAAGTCTGAGACAGATAAGAAAGAGGCCTTTAGGTCAGAGGGCAAAAGCCCACATCGTGTCCAAGTGACTGTGGAAAGCTTGAAATAGAGAAATGTGTCCAAAACAGGGAGCCACAGGGACGGACACCACAGAGAGTTGAGTGGTGCAGAGACATGTAGGGTAGTGGGTGGAGAACAGGAAAGTGAGAACAAGGATGATAGTATCAGAACAGGAAGACCAGATGCTGCCCAAGCAAATCTCAGACAGCATCAGCATCTGCAGCTAGATTTTACACACTTGTCATATGCAGGATTTACACAgagaaagtgtcagtcactcagttgtgtccaattctttgcaaccccatggactgcagcctgccaggctcctctgcccacgggattaacctggtaaggatactggagtgggttgccatttcctcctccagcggatcttcccaacccagggatggaacccgggtctcctacactgcaggcactacaccgtctgagcccccagggcagcTGTGGCTTACACAAGGAGGGGGGCCTTACCTGCAGGGCAGGCTGGGCCAGACAAGCCTCCTGGAGAACAGGGATGTGTCGGTCCCTGGCCAGCCAACTGGAGATGTGAGCTGGGATGTTCCCCCTGAAGGGGGTTGGTGGTGGTCTGTGAAGTGGTGAACCTACCACAGTGAAAGTGTATCATTGAACTTGGGGAATAGTCAAAAAGGACCAGGAGCAGCCCAGCCTCTGTGGGGAGTTCAGAAATGGCTACTGACTTTGTCCATTATTCACCCTGGGATCACGCGCAAAACGTACATGCtctgactccatgaactgcagcccgccaggcccctctgtccatgggattttccaggcaagaatactggagtgggttgccatttcctcccccagggatcttcccaaaacagggatcaaatctgtgtctctgtgtctcctgcattgacaggcaaattctttaccactgagccacctgggaagccctccgtGTGTAAAACATCTGCTACTAAATCCACtcttgagggaattccctggcagttcaggggttagaactctgcactttcactgctgaggacacaagttcaatcctggtcagagaactaagatcccaaaagcctcTGGATATGgccaaaaacaaaccaacccaCCCTTGAAAGGAATTCCTCTTGGGTCTCAGCATCAGGAAGAGATGCACATCTCCAGGGCTCCAGCCTGGTTCTGGCTGGGAGCAGAGTGGAAGGTAGGCTGCCAGGTTCAGGGCTCCCCACTGCCTGGGAGCCCAGGGTTCAGTGACTGTGCAATGAGGCATCAAGCCAGCCAGGGGAGTCTAGAATGGAGGGCACATGTGTCAAAGGTATGAATATACCAAACCTACTCAGGCTTTGTGGATTCTGACTCTTCGTTAATCTTAACCCCTTTTGGGGCTCCTTCTCAGACCTCATCTCCCTCAGGACCTCACCAGAGGCCCAGGGCAAAGTGTGATACCCTGGAGTATCCAGACTTCCCTCCCCGAATCCTGctactcttccagaaaacagcCTGCCAAAGGCAAGAGGCTGTATTTCAGAGGGGCAGGTGTCCGCTGCAGTAATGACATCTTTGACCTTGAACTCTCCTGTAAATCCGCCCCTGGCTCAATGATACCCTCAGGAGTTAGAATGAAATGAACGACCCCTCAGCCCTGCCTCCTTGGAAGAcacttggtcttcccaggtggcgcagtgctaagaacctggcatgctgtagtccatggggtcgctaagagccggacaggactgagcaactgaacaacaaagcccTGCTCGTACTATCATCTTGTCAGAGACCTCACCTGTGAACCATATGTTATAAATCCCATCATTAAATTCTCCCAGATTGGGGCACATAGTTTTTAGAGTCAGAATCCCAGTGTGTCCCCCTTTGTCTGGTAAAGTAATAAAGCTCTCCTTTTCTATTCcatccaaaactctgtctctgagatttgatttagCACCGGTGTAGAGAGGCTGAACTTTTGGTAAtggagcctggagcctggagcTGAGGGAGGCAGGGGGGAAGGGAGACGTGGAGCTGGAAGGGCTGGTTCAGGCCAGGCCATAGGAAACCCATCAGCTTCAAGTTTTCGAACTTAATCTTGAGGGCAATGGGGAGCCTTGAAAAGTTtcagtgaggggcttccctggtggctcagtggtaaagaatccacctgccaatgctggagacgcaggttcaatccctgggccgggaagatccttCACGCTgcggagcgactaagcccatgcgccacaaccactgaaccGGGGCTCTCaggcctgtgcaccccaactactgaagcccgactgccctagagcctgtgctccacaccaagagaagccacagcaatgagaagccttcacacctcaactagagagtagccccccgctcaccacagcaatgaagacccagcacagccatgaaCAGATCAAAaccaattccatttatataacataaaaaaagatgtaaatacttaaaaaaaaaaactttcagtgaAAGGCACGGTTCTTcacttctgtcttcctcttccaaACCCATAACCCAAATTGAACCATAGGGGAAATTTCAGACAAGTCCAAATCTTAGGAATTTGATAAAAAACCACACCAGCACTCCTCAAACCGGTCAAGGTCAGTGAAAACAAGTGGGAGGAGTAGTCAGAACAGAGAAAGCTAAGGAGACATGACAGCTAAATGTACCGCGGTGTTCCAGACAGGATTCTGAAACAACAGGCATGTTACGGAAAGTtagtaaaacataaataaaagtttaatccATCCACACAATGTAGTAATAGAGTAATCCATCCATACACTGGAATGTTACCCAACAATAAAGGAGAATAAAGTACTATTACACGTTACAcggatgaatcttaaaaacatgcCAAGTACAAGAAGCACACATAGAAAACACATTAGACCACATATGGGAtgattccatttgtgtgaaatgcccagtaacaggcaaatctccAGCGACAGGAAGTAGGTTAGAGGTTGGCAGGGGCTGGAGGGTaagtggggatggggagaaatGGGGGAGGAACTGCTGCTGGGTGGGGTTTCTTTTAGACAAAATTCTAAAATGAGGTTGTAACAAtgcttttgcaaccctgtgaatgtactaaaaacaATAGTACTTTAAGTGGGTGGATTCTAACgaaataaagctatttaaaaatagtaatgtcaaaaacaaaaacaaaaaaaagtaaaaaaataaaaatagtaacaacATTGGTTCATGGGTTGTTACAAATGTGCCACTGAAAGATGTTAACAATAGAGGAAACTGGGTGAATgctctgtactatttttgtaaATCTACAAAACAACTGTAAGATACAAAAagcttatttatataaaaattatatagtgATTTCCCTGGCCcttcagcggttaagaatctgtctgctaatgcaggggacaatGCAGGTTTGActcctagtttgggaagattccacatgcttcagggcaatgaagcccctgtgccacaacttctgagcctgtgctctggagcccacgaaACACAACCCCTGAAGCCTGagcgccctggagcctgtgctctgcaacaagagaagcctgtgtaccataacagagagtagcccccacccacTGAAAGCAGAGAGAGCCTGTACACAACAATGAAGAcagagtgcagccaaaaataaataaataaaaattaaaacaaaacaaaaaaaagactctgcacttccaatgcagtgaacatgagttcgatccccagtcagggaattaAGGTCCTACAGGCTGTGCGGGGTGTGgcaaaaaaatattatatatatactcacatataaaaattatatatatgtatatacacacacatatatatacacatacagtttGTTTGGTTTAAGGCAAGGGAGTTAAGTGTTGATAGGGGATTGAAATAGGGACATGGCCAATGAAGAACTGAGTGAGGTTTAAGATGGGGAGAGGCATTCAGCTGGATGGAGTGCTAGTTTACTGTTGAGGCTGTTAACACATGACCTCAAACTTAACACAGCACAATTTTATTAGTTCTAGCTGTGGTCAAAAGTCCCAAATGGTTTCACTGGGGCAAAACCCACGGTGGAGCTGCGTTTCTTTGTTCCAGCATCTACAGGTACCTGCATTCCTTGGTATCTGGCCCCATCTTGCAACTGCAAAGCCAGCAGCAGGTGTTAATATCTTCACCTCCCACTCACTTTGACCCTCCTCAGTCCCATTCACTTAATAGGACCCATGTGAACATACTGGGCCCGGCTCACTAATCCAAGACACATCTGTCATTAACGTGATCATGTCTGCAAGCTCCCTTTTGCCAGACAGCCATACATTTACAACTTTTGAGGCTTAGGATGTGGCCATTTTGGGGGGCCATTACTCTGCCCACACCTGTTGCCCTCAGGGATGTAAACACAGAAGAGATGTGTCCTCAGCTTTGGATGGAGCCTGGGATGCCTGCAGGACATCTGGGGGAACTTCCCCTTGGCTTCCACCTATTCACCAAACACTCCGCACCTCCCATGAGTCAGTCACCGGGGATATAAATGTGAATACTGTATTTCATTGGTCCTAAGACATCTGTTTTTTCACTTTGGAACATACCTGAAAGCAGGATGCAGCTTTGAATCAATGATATCTTACAACTGCAACGGGCAGGATTTTCTTTCCAACACATGAAGACATCTTACAACTGAAGGTATCTTGAAGTCAATGAAATCCAGGTCTGGACAGAGCACTAGAGTGGGCCCCACTGCTATGACATTAATTATTATAGAAGGTAGCTGCCTCACTAGAGAATCAAGTAtccccacccagcccctccaCCCTTTCCTGGTTCTGGGCCTGCCTCCTTCCGCCCCAGGACGCCCTTTGCCCCATGGCTCTTCTGCTCAACTCTTGGCTAACTGACTCCACCAGAACCACGGCCACACCCATGTTCAGCTCTACCACATGAACTGGTCCATGAACCGGCCCCTCTCCCCTGGTGTAACCTTGACTTGGGCCCTGTGGTTTTCCCCCTGGATGCACATAGGAAACACCTGGGAGTTTTTAAAAGACCCAGGCCATCCCTAAACCAAATCATTCATAATGTCTGAGGAGTGATGTTCCCCATAGATTCCAACAGAGAGCCAGGTGAAAAACTAACTGGTGTGAGTGAGGAGAGGCTTGAGGCAGCACCGGCAGGAGGTGGAAGGTGTCAGGTCCAGACTACACAATGACAACTATCAGTCTTCCTCCCAATCCTCCCCAGACCCACTCTGAATGGAGAGGACCAACCCAGTTCTCGCAGTTTCCTAAAATAACTAAACTGAGTCAGACATATTGTAGGAGCCCAGGAAATGTAAGCTGCAGAGACTCCAAGGCCAGTCAGAAAGGGCCTGGTGCCAAGAAAGGCCTTTGAAGGGAGTCCACTGGGTCGGGGACAGTCCTCTGATTAGCTGTGTAACCTCCAGTGAGACACTGCCCATCTCTGGGCCTGTGTAGACTGGCTCAGGTGGCCTTGAAAAGTCCTTTAGGTACCAACACTGAGTCTAGACTTTACCTCAGGGGCCATTTCTATCTGCTTCTAAGAAGCCTGAGACAGTGGGGAGCAAGCCAGTAAGCATCAGCCTTCCTGCTCATTCCTAACAGATGTCCCAGCCCATCCAAGCCTCAAGTCTCCACTTCTGGGGCTCTATCCTATATTGGTTACAAGGCAGAATATCTTAGGTCCTAGAAGCCAAAGACCTAAGAACAGCAAAACAGGAACCCCTAGGGGACTCTGGAGAACGGCATGTGAGTAGAGAGATTTTTCAGTTGAGAACAGAGTCCGGACTGGGAGGCCACAGGACACCGGACAGGCCCGGCTCTGCCCCAAGGAATGGGAAACAAAGGTGAGGTGGTTCGAGGGTCCAGAGAGAAACTCCCAAGGAGGAACTTCATAAGAGGAAACACTAAGGGCAAGAACAAGTCCAAAGGGACCTGGAAGAGGTTCCCGGCTCCAGCTTCTGGCCATCAGCACAGCCAAGGTCCCTAATACACAACTAAAGGCTTTTATTGGGAAAAGGAAGTTGACTGAAAAGTGGCCCCCAACATCTTCACTGCCTGAGGCAGCTGGGGCCTCCTCCACAGAGTCCAGGCAAGAAGGGACCACCAAACTGGGCCCTCAGGAGGCTCAGGTGTAGAGATCAAAGTCAATCCGTTTGGAGTTGTAGAACTGGCCACCCGGGGGGTCCAGCTTCCGGCAATAAACGCCATCTGGGAAGTAGCCTTCGTTCACCCAGGTCTGCAGGAAgagagggcagagctgggagagaactgatggggttgggggagggagagaagaggcaAAGCAAAGTAGAGAGGAGCTTACCTGCATCTGGGTGCTGGTGAAGGGCCCATACAGCTCAGCATCCCCTGTGTTCTCCCACTTATATTCCCACATCACGTCCGCCAGACCATCTCCAGGCGACTCTGTTTCTAAAATAACAGGCCAAGTCATTTGGGCCTCCAGTGGCCTGCCCACTGCCCACAATCCCCCTCCTCTGCCCTTCAATCTTACCTTCCCTCTGGGCAGGGGTTGGGGTCTCCAGCTCCCCTTCCGCCACTTCCTCAGCAAACATGTCCAGGGAAGGGGGCGGTGTGGTATCACGGGGTCCCTGGGTTTGGCACCCCAACCCCTTCAGTCGCATGGCCAACCGTTCCCTTGTCTCCTGATACACTCCCAGGTTGCCCTGGGCCACCATCTGGTCAGCCAACCCGGAGAGCCGGTCGAGGCGCTGGGGGGAACTGGGCCGTCCGGGCCCCTTGCTGCCCTCTTTGCCTCCCCCTCGGGCTCCCAGACGCCTCAGTGCCCCAGCCACTGTCTCTCTTGGCAACATCAGTTCCAGAAGGCCCTCCAGGAGGGCTTGGGTGCTCATTGGTGTCTGGCCCAGGCTGTCCTCCTCCTCTGAGTCTGACGGCGGCCGCTGATCAGGTGGCCGCTCCCTGATCTTTACCTGCAATGGGAAAACAGGAAGGTTTTATTTCTGACAAATTGCCAGCAAGGCCCAGGCCCAGCCATGCTAGTCTCCAGGCCTCACCCAGTCAATGTTATCCAGCCAGCTGTCTCGGATTTGAGCATCCCGGTTCAGGAAATAGTTGCCGTCTGCATCAAAGTGGCCTTCCTCCATCTCTTCCTGCAAGTTGAAGGGTGTGATCCGCACTCCTCCCTCACTGGGGAGCGtagctgcttcctgacctgcacccAGACAGACACAAGAATCCCATGCTAGGCGTGCAAGAGATAGGAGCCTACCGTCCTCCATGACCCCAGACGTCCCTATTTGTTCCCCCAGCAAAAAGTCAATTCTTGGTACAGCTCACCTTCCACATCCTCTGAGGCCAAGATGTCATATTTGCTGGAcccttcatcctcctcctcctcctcatcgcTGTCCAAAGAGTGTTTGCCTTTGAAGCGGCTCCCGGGACCCCCTACCCCAGCTATAGGGTCCACCAACTGTGGGCAGGAGACAGAAGTTAAGAAAGAAGCAAGTTACTGGCTATGACCCCAAATAGTCTAGGATCTACACTCAAACTGAAAATCCTGCAAAGCCATATCTCAGAAATACGCGGAAAAGCTGGccctttccatcttttctttgtCTCTCCAGATCTCTCTTCtggcttctaattttttttctcccctcactCCGCCGcagaacagaggagtctggccccCTCACCTTTTTCTTGGGGGCACCGATTTCATCCTCGTCATCATCTCCCACGCCTTGGAAGGTCACTTTCCTCTTTGGCATGACTGGACAGAAGGGCTTTTCCCAAACTGAGCAGAGGGAAAGAGTGCAGATTAAGGGAATTGAGTGAGGAGGCAACTCCCCGCGAGGGGGCCCCCTGCACAACGATCTTTCACTTGGCGGGTACTAGATCCACTTTGGGAAGGGAGGGAGTACAGAATCAGGAGCCTAAAGGGGAGCTGGCAGTCCAGAAACCCCCCGGGACTTGGCTTAGCATCTAAAAGAGCTGCTGGAGCGGAGACGCAAGAGCGGACTGGCGGAGGAGCTCCTACGGGCACCCCCACCCTTGAGGAGAGGAGACCGGCTCCCCCACGTGACCACCCTCATTCCAGGCCCCAGCAGTGCTGGGCGCGATGTGTTCTGCGGGCAAACACCCGCTCCACCACCCCCAGCTTCCTCGGAGCCGGAGGGGCCCCGGCGGACCCAGGACCTAGCGCCCTGGCAGCCCCGCTCCTCCCTGCGCCGAACTCCCAACTCCGCGGGGTGACTCCCAACTGTCTTGGGCTGTATACAAATTAGAAAGGCGGCAGGGCCACGGGGACACCAGCAGTCCCGCCGGCACGCGCTCACCTAAGGATCCAGGAAAAgtgggggaagaaagagagagaggttttCACCAGGGCTACATCCGGGCCACCCGCCCGCCACCACCCGGAAGAGAACTGCGGAAGGCGACGGGGAAGGCCGGAAGTGGCTTCACTCGGGTGAGAGCAACAACTGAAGGAGCGGGCGGAAGTACGCGCC
The sequence above is drawn from the Cervus canadensis isolate Bull #8, Minnesota chromosome 32, ASM1932006v1, whole genome shotgun sequence genome and encodes:
- the CD2BP2 gene encoding CD2 antigen cytoplasmic tail-binding protein 2 isoform X2 — encoded protein: MPKRKVTFQGVGDDDEDEIGAPKKKLVDPIAGVGGPGSRFKGKHSLDSDEEEEEDEGSSKYDILASEDVEGQEAATLPSEGGVRITPFNLQEEMEEGHFDADGNYFLNRDAQIRDSWLDNIDWVKIRERPPDQRPPSDSEEEDSLGQTPMSTQALLEGLLELMLPRETVAGALRRLGARGGGKEGSKGPGRPSSPQRLDRLSGLADQMVAQGNLGVYQETRERLAMRLKGLGCQTQGPRDTTPPPSLDMFAEEVAEGELETPTPAQREESPGDGLADVMWEYKWENTGDAELYGPFTSTQMQTWVNEGYFPDGVYCRKLDPPGGQFYNSKRIDFDLYT
- the CD2BP2 gene encoding CD2 antigen cytoplasmic tail-binding protein 2 isoform X1, encoding MPKRKVTFQGVGDDDEDEIGAPKKKLVDPIAGVGGPGSRFKGKHSLDSDEEEEEDEGSSKYDILASEDVEGQEAATLPSEGGVRITPFNLQEEMEEGHFDADGNYFLNRDAQIRDSWLDNIDWVKIRERPPDQRPPSDSEEEDSLGQTPMSTQALLEGLLELMLPRETVAGALRRLGARGGGKEGSKGPGRPSSPQRLDRLSGLADQMVAQGNLGVYQETRERLAMRLKGLGCQTQGPRDTTPPPSLDMFAEEVAEGELETPTPAQREETESPGDGLADVMWEYKWENTGDAELYGPFTSTQMQTWVNEGYFPDGVYCRKLDPPGGQFYNSKRIDFDLYT